The following coding sequences lie in one Oncorhynchus kisutch isolate 150728-3 linkage group LG27, Okis_V2, whole genome shotgun sequence genomic window:
- the ptgs2a gene encoding prostaglandin G/H synthase 2a — translation MNKVICVVLLSNVWIYFCEGVDPCCAQPCENRGLCNSKGFDDYECECTRTGYYGKNCTTPEFLTWIKISLKPAPNTVHYFLTHYKGVWNVINKISFVRNAIMSYVLTSRSHLVDSPPTYNSDYGYKSWEAYSNLSYYTRTLPPLPKGCPTPMGTAGRAVLPDAKLVVEKVMLRKRFIPDPQGSNLMFAFFAQHFTHQFFKSDFKKGPAFTKALGHGVDLHHVYGDTLERQHKLRQFKNGKLKYQVVNGEVYPPLVREVGVEMHYPPHVIEEHRFAVGHELFGLVPGLMMYATIWLREHNRVCDVMMQEHPEWDDERIFQTTRLILIGETIKIVIEDYVQHLSGYHFQLKFDPELLFNQRFQYQNRIAAEFNTLYHWHPLMPDTFNIEGRAYTYPQFVFNNSLVTEHGINNLVESFTKQIAGRVAGGRNLPPSVVGVAAKALEHSRDMRYQSLNAYRKRFNMRAYSSFEDLTGEKELAAELESLYGEVDAVELYPGLLVERPRPNSVFGETMIEMGSPYSLKGLLGNPICSPEYWMPSTFGGIVGFDIVNTASLERLVCSNVKGPCPMVSFQVPDFFRVFEQASANASETHPSDVNPGVLLKERTSEL, via the exons ATGAATAAAGTAATCTGCGTTGTTTTGCTCTCTAACGTCTGGATCTATTTCTGCGAAGGAG TGGACCCTTGCTGTGCACAACCATGTGAAAATAGGGGTTTATGTAATTCAAAAGGCTTCGACGACTATGAGTGTGAATGCACAAGAACTGGATATTATGGAAAGAACTGCACAACTC CTGAATTCCTAACATGGATAAAGATATCATTGAAACCAGCCCCGAACACTGTGCACTACTTCCTTACACACTACAAAGGGGTGTGGAATGTCATCAACAAGATCAGTTTTGTGAGAAATGCTATCATGAGCTATGTCTTGACAT CCCGCTCACATTTGGTGGACAGCCCACCGACTTACAATTCTGATTATGGCTACAAGAGCTGGGAAGCTTACTCCAACCTGTCTTACTATACACGGACCCTTCCCCCATTGCCAAAGGGCTGTCCTACACCTATGGGAACTGCAG GAAGAGCCGTGCTTCCAGATGCCAAGCTTGTGGTGGAGAAGGTTATGTTGAGGAAGCGGTTCATTCCAGATCCTCAGGGTTCCAATCTCATGTTCGCCTTCTTCGCCCAGCACTTCACCCACCAGTTTTTCAAATCAGACTTCAAGAAAGGACCAGCTTTCACCAAAGCCTTGGGCCATGGC GTGGACTTACACCACGTCTATGGAGACACTCTGGAGAGACAGCACAAGCTGAGGCAGTTCAAGAATGGCAAACTGAAGTATCAGGTTGTGAATGGCGAGGTCTACCCCCCATTGGTAAGGGAGGTTGGGGTCGAGATGCACTATCCACCCCACGTGATCGAGGAGCACCGCTTCGCTGTGGGCCACGAGCTTTTCGGCTTGGTCCCCGGTCTCATGATGTATGCCACCATCTGGCTGAGAGAGCACAACCGCGTCTGTGACGTCATGATGCAGGAGCATCCCGAATGGGACGACGAACGCATTTTCCAGACCACACGCCTCATCCTAATTG GCGAGACCATAAAGATCGTGATTGAGGACTACGTCCAGCACCTGAGTGGCTACCACTTCCAGCTCAAGTTCGACCCGGAGCTCCTGTTCAACCAGCGCTTCCAGTACCAGAACCGTATTGCAGCTGAGTTCAATACCCTGTACCACTGGCACCCACTAATGCCTGACACCTTCAACATTGAGGGCCGCGCCTACACCTACCCCCAGTTTGTCTTCAACAACTCCCTGGTTACAGAGCACGGCATCAACAACCTGGTGGAGTCCTTCACCAAGCAGATCGCTGGAAGG GTGGCTGGTGGGCGTAACCTGCCTCCTTCAGTAGTGGGCGTGGCAGCTAAGGCCCTGGAGCACAGCAGAGACATGCGTTACCAGTCCCTCAACGCCTACAGGAAACGCTTCAACATGAGGGCCTACTCCTCTTTCGAGGATctcacag gagagaaagagctgGCTGCGGAGCTGGAGAGTCTATATGGGGAAGTGGATGCTGTGGAGCTGTACCCAGGCCTTCTGGTGGAGCGCCCCAGACCTAACTCTGTCTTCGGGGAGACTATGATTGAAATGGGCTCCCCTTATTCCCTGAAAGGTCTCCTGGGAAACCCCATTTGCTCGCCGGAATACTGGATGCCCAGCACGTTCGGAGGGATTGTGGGCTTTGACATCGTCAACACTGCTTCATTGGAGAGGCTGGTGTGCAGCAATGTCAAAGGTCCTTGTCCTATGGTGTCTTTTCAAGTGCCAGATTTTTTTAGAGTGTTTGAGCAGGCGTCAGCCAACGCAAGTGAGACACACCCAAGTGATGTGAACCCAGGTGTTCTGCTGAAAGAAAGGACTTCAGAGCTTTAA